One window of Anaerolineales bacterium genomic DNA carries:
- a CDS encoding FAD-dependent oxidoreductase, translating to MTDPKITLYGAYWCPDCRRSKKFLGEQFIPFKWVDIEQDKEAEQFVLQKNNGKRIIPTIVFEDGSFLVEPTNAELAQKLGLKTEAKKTYYDLIIIGGGPAGLTSAIYGSREGADVLLIERSGLGGQAGITVGLDNFPGFPEGISGQEFSERVTQQAKRFGVEVLQAVDVERLEEENGYHEVYTSDGRHYHSKAILIATGASYRRLEVPGEDDYIGAGIHFCATCDGPFYKGAKEIAVIGGGNAAVEEGLHLTTFADKVTLLARGDKLTASQIAIDKVTEPGSKVQVKYNTVVESFDGQESKLKSIKTRNTVTNETEELHPAAAFVFIGQQPNTEFAKGYLELDPGGFILTGHDLRHLKKMDALPFETSIPGIFAAGDARHGSVKQVASAVGEGAAASISIREFLKRG from the coding sequence ATGACAGACCCGAAGATCACTTTGTACGGCGCCTATTGGTGCCCTGACTGCCGCCGCTCGAAGAAATTCCTGGGCGAGCAATTCATCCCTTTCAAATGGGTGGACATCGAGCAGGACAAGGAAGCCGAGCAATTCGTTTTACAAAAGAACAACGGCAAGCGCATCATCCCGACCATTGTGTTCGAAGACGGCTCGTTCCTCGTCGAGCCGACCAACGCGGAACTTGCGCAAAAACTCGGCTTGAAGACCGAAGCGAAGAAAACCTATTACGATCTGATCATCATCGGGGGCGGGCCCGCCGGACTCACCTCCGCCATTTACGGCTCACGCGAAGGCGCGGACGTCCTGCTCATCGAACGCTCCGGTTTGGGCGGGCAGGCTGGAATCACCGTCGGGCTGGATAACTTCCCCGGGTTCCCCGAAGGCATCAGCGGGCAGGAATTTTCCGAGCGGGTGACACAGCAAGCCAAACGATTCGGCGTGGAAGTCCTGCAAGCCGTGGATGTGGAACGATTGGAAGAAGAGAACGGCTATCACGAAGTGTACACATCGGACGGCAGGCATTATCACTCGAAAGCGATCCTCATCGCCACGGGCGCATCGTACCGCCGGCTGGAAGTCCCCGGCGAGGACGATTACATCGGCGCGGGGATTCATTTCTGCGCCACGTGCGACGGTCCGTTTTACAAAGGCGCAAAGGAGATCGCCGTCATCGGCGGAGGGAATGCGGCGGTGGAGGAAGGCCTGCATCTGACCACTTTCGCCGACAAAGTGACCCTGCTTGCGCGCGGCGACAAACTCACCGCCAGCCAGATCGCAATCGATAAAGTGACCGAACCCGGTTCGAAGGTCCAGGTGAAATACAATACGGTTGTGGAATCCTTCGATGGACAGGAATCAAAACTGAAATCCATCAAGACGCGAAACACAGTAACCAACGAGACCGAAGAGTTACACCCGGCCGCGGCGTTCGTCTTCATCGGGCAGCAGCCGAACACAGAATTCGCAAAAGGATATCTGGAATTGGACCCGGGCGGCTTCATCCTGACCGGTCACGACCTGCGGCATCTCAAAAAGATGGATGCGCTGCCGTTTGAGACCAGCATCCCGGGAATCTTTGCAGCGGGCGATGCGCGGCATGGAAGCGTCAAGCAGGTAGCGTCCGCCGTGGGCGAAGGCGCGGCGGCTTCGATCTCGATCCGGGAGTTTTTAAAACGGGGATAA
- a CDS encoding MFS transporter, translated as MQFNLFRQSDIPEKFRPNFKHLYLDIAWFGVVSGTAINFLNVYAARLGASALQIGLLTATSAIVNLFLAIPAGHWISRRHTGKAVFWSSVLFRIGYLLWIPLPWLFDEQGQIWALVLLTLLMAIPLTPLGVGFNALFAEAVPERFRARVAGTRNVTFAIAYMLTSLIAGYILKNTNFPAGYQIVFAIGAFGAAMSSYHIFHVTPLQEETRAPQTDPIPVSDPSPAPPRGIEAALRADIWKSNFKKVLLALFFFHFAHYLSAPLYSLYYVRSLNLNDEHIGIGTALYYLTVLIASTQLGRIVHRFGNKRVTGFGVASMATYPIMLALSHNVLQFYGLSFVNGFLFALVNGSYANYMLENIPAHDRPAHLAWYTIMFNLAVLSSTLVGPLTADVIGLAPALIAFGAARIVAGFYLLKWG; from the coding sequence ATGCAATTCAATTTGTTTCGACAATCCGACATTCCCGAAAAATTTCGTCCCAATTTCAAACATCTGTATCTCGACATTGCCTGGTTCGGCGTGGTGAGCGGCACCGCGATCAACTTTCTCAACGTGTATGCGGCGCGCCTCGGGGCGAGCGCACTGCAGATCGGCCTGCTCACCGCCACATCCGCCATCGTCAATCTCTTCCTCGCCATCCCCGCCGGTCATTGGATCAGCAGACGCCATACCGGCAAGGCGGTCTTTTGGTCGTCCGTGCTCTTTCGCATCGGTTACCTTCTTTGGATTCCGCTGCCCTGGCTCTTCGACGAACAAGGTCAAATTTGGGCGCTGGTGCTCCTGACCTTATTGATGGCGATTCCGCTCACGCCGCTCGGGGTCGGTTTCAATGCGCTTTTCGCCGAAGCCGTGCCGGAGCGATTCCGCGCGCGGGTCGCCGGGACGCGCAACGTCACCTTTGCTATCGCCTATATGTTGACGTCGCTCATTGCAGGCTACATTCTCAAGAACACAAACTTCCCCGCGGGATATCAGATCGTCTTCGCCATCGGAGCCTTCGGCGCGGCAATGAGCAGCTACCACATCTTTCACGTCACACCGTTGCAGGAGGAAACCCGCGCGCCTCAAACGGACCCGATCCCGGTCAGCGACCCGAGCCCCGCCCCTCCCCGCGGCATCGAAGCGGCGCTCCGGGCAGACATCTGGAAATCGAATTTCAAGAAAGTCCTGCTGGCTTTATTTTTCTTCCACTTTGCGCATTACCTCTCCGCCCCTTTATATTCCCTCTACTACGTCCGCAGCCTGAACCTCAACGATGAACACATCGGCATCGGCACCGCACTCTACTACCTGACCGTGTTGATCGCGTCCACCCAGCTTGGGCGGATCGTACACCGCTTCGGAAACAAGCGCGTCACCGGTTTCGGCGTGGCAAGCATGGCGACCTACCCGATCATGCTGGCGCTCTCGCACAATGTGCTGCAATTCTACGGCCTTTCCTTCGTGAACGGTTTTCTTTTTGCGCTGGTCAACGGTTCCTACGCCAATTACATGCTCGAGAACATCCCCGCCCACGACCGTCCCGCGCACCTGGCATGGTACACCATCATGTTCAACCTCGCCGTCCTCTCCAGCACGTTGGTCGGTCCACTCACAGCGGATGTCATCGGGCTTGCCCCGGCGCTCATTGCCTTCGGCGCAGCGAGGATCGTGGCGGGATTCTACCTGCTCAAATGGGGATGA
- a CDS encoding adenylate/guanylate cyclase domain-containing protein, producing MAMNKENAGEVWRDWFMNDAVTVEKQLYRLFHFLPHDPRCKLCHAPFKGFGGAVVSALYNRKQSHLNPNFCNICEDFARKFPSGAEVEMSMLFADVRGSTALSEQMTPMEFQKLINRFFVGASGVISDEFGLLEKLAGDAVAAFWGAGFAGRDYVARTIRAANGISRLMQQEGIPVGIGVHAGVAYFGAMGSAEGLVNISAIGEEVNTAARLASKAAAGEIIVSEKALERAGIDGSQFEDRKLELKGISEPMSVRVMRV from the coding sequence ATGGCTATGAATAAAGAGAACGCTGGCGAAGTTTGGCGCGACTGGTTCATGAACGATGCCGTCACCGTGGAGAAGCAGCTGTATCGCCTGTTTCACTTCCTGCCGCATGACCCTCGATGCAAGTTATGCCATGCTCCCTTCAAAGGGTTCGGCGGCGCGGTGGTCAGCGCGCTGTACAATCGAAAACAATCCCACCTGAACCCGAATTTCTGCAACATTTGCGAGGACTTTGCCAGGAAATTCCCCTCCGGCGCAGAGGTTGAGATGTCCATGCTGTTCGCGGATGTACGCGGGTCCACAGCCCTTTCGGAGCAGATGACCCCGATGGAGTTTCAAAAACTTATCAATCGTTTTTTCGTCGGGGCTTCCGGGGTGATCTCCGATGAGTTCGGCTTGCTCGAAAAGCTCGCGGGCGACGCCGTTGCGGCGTTCTGGGGCGCGGGTTTTGCCGGCAGGGATTATGTGGCAAGGACCATCCGTGCGGCGAATGGCATCTCGCGTCTCATGCAACAGGAGGGCATCCCCGTCGGCATCGGCGTTCATGCCGGGGTGGCGTATTTCGGCGCAATGGGATCCGCGGAGGGGCTGGTCAATATTTCGGCGATCGGTGAAGAGGTGAATACTGCCGCGCGGCTTGCTTCAAAAGCGGCGGCGGGGGAGATCATCGTCAGTGAAAAAGCGCTAGAACGGGCGGGAATTGATGGAAGTCAATTCGAGGATCGTAAGTTGGAATTGAAGGGGATCAGCGAACCGATGTCGGTGAGAGTGATGCGGGTTTAG
- the smpB gene encoding SsrA-binding protein SmpB, whose product MTENIKIVASNRKAGFEYTLLEKFEAGIALQGSEIKSIRAGQISIQESYVDVENGKEAWLLEAHIAPYEQAGKHFNHEPRRKRRLLLHKKQIRELWNNVRIKGMTIVPTKVYLKEGRAKVEIALAKGKKAYDKRATIAKRDEAREKERAMRVR is encoded by the coding sequence GTGACCGAGAACATCAAGATCGTTGCATCCAACCGCAAAGCCGGTTTTGAATATACCCTGCTCGAAAAGTTCGAAGCGGGCATCGCCCTGCAAGGCTCGGAGATCAAATCGATCCGCGCCGGGCAGATCAGCATCCAGGAATCCTACGTGGATGTTGAAAACGGCAAAGAAGCCTGGCTGCTCGAAGCGCACATCGCGCCGTACGAACAAGCCGGGAAACACTTCAACCATGAGCCGCGCCGCAAACGCAGGCTCTTATTGCACAAGAAACAGATCCGCGAATTATGGAACAACGTCCGCATCAAAGGCATGACCATCGTCCCGACAAAGGTTTACCTGAAAGAGGGACGCGCCAAGGTCGAGATCGCGCTTGCCAAAGGCAAGAAAGCCTACGACAAACGCGCGACGATCGCAAAGCGCGACGAAGCAAGAGAGAAAGAACGAGCAATGCGTGTGAGATAA